In the Fusarium falciforme chromosome 6, complete sequence genome, AGATATTCTATCTCATTTCTTCGGCTCTGGTACAGATGTGATGATGGGAGGAGCTTATGACTTTGAACATGCCAGGGACAGAGACACGGACGAGTCATTTGGCGAGCGTCTGCAGGATTTTGGGCATCCTTACTAGCACATGAATATGGAGTCTAGGGCTACAACAGTAACTTGATGGACATACTAGCCCGTAGAAATATTGTACTATTCATAATCCTTGAACTTGTCCCAAAAGCAACCCAGGCAATTTTACTAATCTCTCACAGGCTGGCAATGATACCGCTTGGTTGAATGAAAACAGGTCCAAGTTTGAGCAACTCGCCCAGGCAGGAGACAACGACTTTGTTCAACTCTTGGACGAGATGCAGCACAGAGAAGACTTGGTGAAAGCCCTCGCTGGTTAGTAGAGGAGGGTCTCTTCGGCAATTGGCAGGAGTAGATAGAATGAGATGATTGCTAATTCAGATGACGCTATTCGGGGCGAAAGCCGAGGCTGATCGGCGTATTTCCCCGCGTGTGTTCGCGGAGTTATGACTCGCTATATGAAACCGCTCTTCTCCCTTCTACGACTTCTGACCACCTTCTATCATTACAGCAAACACTTTTCTGTCCACTAAACAAGATTGAAAAGCCATTAGTACAACCGAGACATGCCTCTGTACACAGTTTCGCACGCCGCGCCTCTAAGCCTGGACCAGAAAGAGGCACTCGCAGAAGCCATCACCCATCTTCACGCAGACAGATTCAAGACTCCTCGCTGGTACATAAACGTTATCTTCACAGACGCTTCTGCCCAAACAGTCTTTGTCGGTGGTCGCCGGGTAAGCTTGTCCCATCATCTCTCCACCTTGGCACAAGCCCATGCTGATCATCCATGGGAAAGCGTCTCGTGAATCACATAACCGCCCGCGTCCGGAGCGGTCCTACTCGAAGCCGCGAGTCATTCAATGAGCTCTGCAGCGAGATCAATTCTGCCTGGCACCGCATTGTACACCCCGAGCTCTCAGCCTCAGAACTCGCACCGAGGGAGCTCGAGCTGGCTGCCATTTTCATCACGAGCGAGCTCGTCGCGGGCATGAAGGTTGGGTTCCCAGTTCCGGCTGCGGGAACTGAGATTGCGTGGGCCAAGGACCATTTTGAGTCTTTCAAGGAGAGGGCAGCGTTGGGTGACGAAGACTTTGTGGACTACGTCGAAGAGTTGGAAAAGAAGCCCGAGTTCAATGAGGCGCTGAGAAGTGACTGAGTCATTAGATGCAACCCAAAGTAGCCAGGTCAAATAATTAGGCATCTACATGGCGTCGTAAATGACGATTAGTGAGCTGCCAAGTAGACAACTGTGGTTCTGAACTTCTGACGGGTGTCCGCCGTTGACGGATATTCCGCGCTTCGTAATCAACGGCTCACGGGTATTCCGTCTTGGCGACCGGAGTGCTCCGACCTCCACGGAGAGACTGCTTACATCCAGACCAGGGTCGGATCCGCATCCACCACCAGTTTCAACATCGCAACATGCTTCGAAGAGAGTCAATTGAGAACGAGATGGGCAAAAACAAAGTGCTGAAAAGTCGGTAGCTGTAGCCCTAGATGTGCTCGAGAGCCAAGCATTTTTGTCAGGAATAAGGCTGGCGTATCATTTCTCCAACACTACCTAAGAATGAATCACAATAACGAACGCAGCTTTGTTGGGATGCCGCTGGAGATCCCAATGATGATCTACGAGCATCTTCTCGGCGGTAATAGCTCTAAACGCATCGCGATCTGCAGTCAGCCACTTCAGAATATTTCAGGCCATAGATCCAGGCCTCGACGTTCAGTCTACCCAATACTCAGCAAGTCGCCAGGGCAGCTGGCCTGCACAGCCACATACACCAGGCAGGGCAGCGTTCCAATTTACCCTGCTATTTTGAGCGTCAACCGCATGATCCACGAGGAAGGATCCCATTATCTCTACGGCAGACATGACTTCCACTTTGGCCAAGATCTTGACGCTGTGGCTCCCTTCATTGCTGACAGGATGCAATCGACAAGGGATCTTATTCGATCCATTACCCTCTACAAGCAAATCCCTATCAGTTCAATTGCTCACGATCTTCACGATTGGGCATCCATCTGCCAATCTCTTAGTCGCCTTACACGGCTTACTAGACTCACCATCATTGTTGGATGTGGACGACCCCAGAAATCATGGGACGGCCCCCAAGAGCTCGCCGTGTCTGATCTCCGTCTGCTATACTCGACACGCCACGAGACTATTGACTGGATACGGGAGCTGGCTGGGCTAAATAGAATTGGAAATCTTGTAATCGCGGCCGACGTCCAGCCGCTGGCAGAGCCACATTCGCACGCGATGCTAGTTACTGCGGCGTTCTCAGCATCGATTGGATCCTCGTTGATCCAGTTTCTGAGAGATAACTTGAGGTTTGCGGCCACAGCTGCCAGAGAGCTCCGCAGCTAAGATGCAGGATGTATGTACCAAATGGGAGACTTAAGCGAGACAGTAGCAAGAATCATGACGATGTTGGCTAAACATAGCGCAGTAACATAACTTACTGCTCCTATGCAGACAGCTGTGTCACAAACCATGAGTCAATTGTTCCGAATCTGACAGTGACATGTACTACCAAGACCTACCGGACCTTCTAAAAGTAGCTGATTAATTAGTAATGCTCGATTTATCAGACTGGATAAACTGGTAAAGGAAGGTGTTGGGAAAGATGGGTCAACGGGACGTCTCCGTCCAGCCCCTAAGACATGCGGGATGGCCCGCATGCTTGGCAAACTTCCAAAGTGACGTACCTCCGTTTCCTCAAAATGACGGTTATAAAAGACGAACTTGGTCAGAGAGTAAATCGACATCATCTCAATCAGCATCTTCAATCATTTCTCACTCAGATCTACTATCAACTCTTccaacaaaaaaaaaaatgtctGGTCTTCCGAGCACATACAAAGCCTGGGTCGCCCCATCCGCAGGCGCACCCCTTGAGCTTCGAGACGTCGAGCTAAAGCAGCCCGGCTCCGGAGAAATCCTTGTCAAGGTCCGCGCCTGTGGTGTGTGCTTCACCGACGTGGCTGTCCAACAAGGTGGAATGGGCGACGTCTTCCCCAGGGTTCCCGGTCACGAGATTGTTGGCGATGTCGTCGCCATTGGCGAGGGAGTTGGCGGCTTCTCTCTTGGCCAGCGAGTGGGCGGTGCATGGCTTGGAGGTGAGAATAAATCTATCCCCTTTCAAGTGAAGGTGTACTAACTAACGAAACACAGGCCATGACAACGTCTGCCAGTCATGCCGCCGCGGTCTCTTCCAGTCCTGCAGCAACGCCGTCTACAATGGAGCCAGCCGAGACGGTGGTTACGCCGAGTACGTCCTGCTTCGCTCCGAGGCGGCTGTTTCCGTACCCGAGGACATGGACCCTGCCGAGGCAGCACCATTGCTCTGTGCAGGCCTGACCGTCTTCAATGCCATCCGCAAGGCACACATTGAGCAAGGCAACCTGATGGTCGTTCAGGGTATCGGTGGCCTCGGTCACATGGCTATCCAGTACGCTCGCAAGATGGGGTACAAGGTCGCCGTCGTCAGCTCCAGCGCCTCCAAGAAGGACCTGGCACTGCAGCTCGGTGCCCACGTCTACATCGACACCAGCTCCGAGGACGcggtcaagaagctccaggaGCTGGGAGGCGCAGCTCTCGTCCTCGCCACTGCATCCAACGGCAAGTCTGTGTCTGCTCTCACAGGAGCGATGCAAGCTGGTGGAAAGATGgtcctcgtcgccgccgcGGGGCCCGTCGAGTTCAACACCACCGATCTCATCATGGGGACTTCGGCGATTCAAGGCTGGCTCACTGGAAACGCACAGGATGCCGAGGATAGCATTGACTTTGCCAAACACTTTGACGTCAAGTGCATGATTGAGCGTTTTCCCTTTGAGGAGGCTCCAAAGGCATTGGAACGCATGACATCGGGCGCTGTTAGATTCCGCGGCGTGCTGACTTTCAACTAGTTACTATAGCTCTCTTCAATTTCCTTTTCCTAAAGATAGACTAAATCGATCTCTTTTTTAACTTTTCCGTTTGCCATCAAGAACGGGGCCTTGTAGTCTGCCTTGTCCCGGAGTCCGTACTACCAAGCTGCTAACGTGATCAACTTGAACATCCCAGGTTACGCACATGAACGTAACCGGTGTGAGACTGGAGGCGGAGCTCCGCGTCGGAAGAACCAGACCCGGCGGGATGTACGGACAAGCCATGGTGTCAGAGGTAAAATCCAAGCTCATGATTCTCAGGTTCCCTCCAACTTCCCCGGGAACATTGAGCTCTACTTGGGGACTTCCCCGTACCCCAGTCTTTGCACTGTCGTACTAAACAAGGGACAATCAGTTCTGTTTGGGGTCTAGTCAAACTGTGGGGTGACGCTTCGTGGGATGTAGAACCCGATGGGTTCAACGTCTCGTCGGTGTAGTGCCAGCTATCAAAGCCCGCAAACATCCATAGCAACAGTACGCGCCTCCTTTCCGATGGCCTGCCAATTACCGAAGTTTCGAGTTGCTCGTGGCGTGCCCCTTATCCCATATCCAGGTGATTTAGGGCTACGTCAACAGATACAACGCGTCCCGTCATCCGCGGAGAGACTCGGCGGGTTTTTCGTCTCATATCAACCTAGCGCAACCATGTTAGTACGAGTATCCACT is a window encoding:
- a CDS encoding Tautomerase-3 domain-containing protein, with amino-acid sequence MPLYTVSHAAPLSLDQKEALAEAITHLHADRFKTPRWYINVIFTDASAQTVFVGGRRRLVNHITARVRSGPTRSRESFNELCSEINSAWHRIVHPELSASELAPRELELAAIFITSELVAGMKVGFPVPAAGTEIAWAKDHFESFKERAALGDEDFVDYVEELEKKPEFNEALRSD
- a CDS encoding PKS-ER domain-containing protein, translating into MSGLPSTYKAWVAPSAGAPLELRDVELKQPGSGEILVKVRACGVCFTDVAVQQGGMGDVFPRVPGHEIVGDVVAIGEGVGGFSLGQRVGGAWLGGHDNVCQSCRRGLFQSCSNAVYNGASRDGGYAEYVLLRSEAAVSVPEDMDPAEAAPLLCAGLTVFNAIRKAHIEQGNLMVVQGIGGLGHMAIQYARKMGYKVAVVSSSASKKDLALQLGAHVYIDTSSEDAVKKLQELGGAALVLATASNGKSVSALTGAMQAGGKMVLVAAAGPVEFNTTDLIMGTSAIQGWLTGNAQDAEDSIDFAKHFDVKCMIERFPFEEAPKALERMTSGAVRFRGVLTFN